GAGCCGCTTGGGAGTCCGACTAAGTCCGTTTCGGTTTACTCTCCAACCTATTATCCGATGTATCTCGTGAAGAACCTGCGGGAGTTCCGGGAGAAGTTCCCGGAGAAAAACTACCGCACAACGGAAGCCCTCTATGTCTATGTAGAGCTTGTGAACGCGGCAGCGCAGCGCCTCGGTCTTGAGGGAACGCTGGCCATGGGGTTTGCCTGCGGCTATGCGAATGTGAGAACGGGCTGGATCGCGGAGAAGGGACTTCCGGAGCAGAGCGCCGTATTCTCCGAAATGTTTTTTTCAGACAGACCTAAGAACCACGACTGGGATTTTCACTGGACCTCGGTCAGGCAGAAATTCGCGGAAATCCACGAAAAATTCGTTGCCTGGCAGCGCTCCCCCGCCCTTTACCTGGAGGAGTCGAAATCCAAGGCGGTCGTAAAGCCCTTCATAGTCTAGACAAATCCCTCTTCGAATTCGTCCGAAGGATTCTCGAAGCTCGGAACCCCGTTTTGCTCAAGAAACACGAGCTTCACCGTGCCCGTGGGCCCGTTTCTCTGCTTTCCGATTATGAGTTCCGCCATACCGTCTTTTTCCTCGGGGTTTTTTCTGTATATGTCCTGGCGGTGAATGAAGAGCACTACGTCCGCGTCCTGTTCTATGGCGCCGCTTTCCCTGAGGTCTGAGAGCTGGGGACGGCGGTCGGTTCTGGCTTCGGTCTGGCGGCTCAGCTGCGAGATTCCTATTACCGGAACGTCAAGCTCCTTGGCGAGTGCCTTCAGAGCGCCCGAGATCTCCGCTATCTCCCTTTCCCGGGTTTCATTTCTCGAGCTGCCTCTCATTAGCTGCAGGTAGTCGACCACGATCAGGTCGAGGCGGTTGTCCTTTTTAAGTCGTCTCGCCTTTGCCCTTATCTCAAGCACCGTGAGTGCCGGGGTGTCGTCTATAAAGATGCTTGCGCTCGCGTACCTCTCGGCTGAATCAAACAGCCTCTCCAGGTCGTCATCCCTTATGTACCCGCTTCGCATCGCCGAAAAGCTGACTTTCGAGTTTATTGAAAGAAGCCTCATCATGAGCTGCTCCTTCGTCATCTCAAGCGAGAACATGGCCACTGAGAGGTCTTCGTTCAATGCGGCGTTGCTTATTATGTTAAGGCAGAGCGATGTTTTTCCCGCCCCCGGGCGCGCGGCGATTATCACGAGATCCGATTTCTGAAGACCCGAGGTCAGGTGGTCGAGTTTCTCAAAGCCGGTTCTTATGCCGGTTATGAGCTCCTTTTTCTTGTAGAGCTGCTCGATATTGTCTATAGCCACCGGCGCAAGGTCCCTCGAGTGCCAGAAGCTCGGCTTTATCTTGTTCTGGGCGATGTCGAGGATTGACTGCTCCGCCCTGTCCAGGAACTCGTCAACTTCGATATCGGGCCCGTACCCGCGGTGCGCTATGTCGGTCGCGGCGAGCACCAGTTTCCTCAGGACGGACTTGTCTTTTACTATCCTCGCGTAATGAGCGACGTTTCCCGCCGTGGGAACGGTCGAGACCAGGTAGGTGAGGTAGGAGGCTCCCCCGATTTCTTCTATGATCCCCTTGGAGTTCATCAACTCATAGAGGGTGAGAACGTCGATTGGCGTGCCATCCCTGTCGAGATCTATCATGGAGTTCATTATCTTGGAGTGGCTTTCGTTATAGAAATCCTCGGCTATGAGAATTTCTAGAACCTGGTTTATCGAGCTGCTTTCAATGAGTACGGAACCAAGTACCGCGCGCTCCGCCTCTTCGTTGCTCGGAAGGGGTGATTTCGTCAGACTGTCCATCGTTCGAGATTATCTCCTGTTCCGCCTGTCCGATGGTTTTTCATTCTCCTATCAGGACCACTCCCACGTCCATGACGTTCGTTCCCGTGCTCCCGGTTTTTATAAGATCGCCCAGGGTTTCAAAGAAAGAGTACGAATCGTTGTCGGCAAGATGGTCTCTCGCGCTTATGCCCATGGATCTCGCTATCAGGCGTGATTGCCCGTCGCATATCGCCCCGGCGGCGTCCGTGGGACCGTCTATTCCGTCGGTTCCGGCGAAAAGCCCCACGATCCCGCTGCTCCCTATTATCTCAAAGCAGAAGGAGAGGGCTGTCTCTGTGTTGCGCCCGCCGCGTCCCCGTCCCGTTACGTTCACGGTTGTCTCTCCCCCGAAAAGTATGCAGGCGGGTTTCTTAACAGGCCTTCCGAACCTTTTTACATCAAAGGAAATTCCCGCAAGCACCTTGGCCGCTTCCCTTGCCTCTCCGGATATCTGGGAGGAGAGAAAAAGCGTGTTGTACCCCATCTTCTTCGCCATCTTCTCCATAGAGATTATCGCCTTGTGATTGTTTCCGACAACAACCGTGGTGGCTCCGCTCTGTTCGTACTGCTCGCGGTCCACCGTGGGAGAACTGTTTTTTTCCCTTCCTCTCTCAAGATGCACCACCACTCTGGGGGGGATTTTATGCTCAAGCTCAAGCGCCTCTATGACCCGCCACGCGTCCTCGTAGGTCGTGGTGTCGGGAACCGTGGGTCCCGAAGCTATGAATTCAAGCCGGTCGCCCACGACGTCCGAGAGAATCAGCGTGATGACCCGCGAGGGCAGGGCTTTTTTAAGAAGTCCTCCTCCTTTTGTCTGCGACATTTTCTTCCTCACGGTGTTGAGGCCGTAGGTGTCGACTCCGCTCAGCATCAGTCTCTGGGTCACCGCTCTTTTATCCCCTATGGTGAGCCCTTCGCTTGGCATCGCGAGTATCGAGCTTCCGCCTCCCGATATAAGGAAGATCACGAGATCCTTCTCTCCCGATCTTTCGAGAAGCGAGACTACTTTTTTCGCCGCCTCGACGCTTTTTTCATCCGGCACCGGGTGAGAGGAGAGATGAAAATCCATTTTCTGAAAAGCCTGCTCGGAACGGACGTTCGATACCACGATTCCCTCGGTTATCCGCTCGCCGAGAAGCTTCTCAATCGCCGCGGCCATGGAGGACGCGGCCTTTCCGAAGGCCACGACGTACACCGACTCGAAATCGGAGAGGTTGAAGCTCTTCCCTCCGACGTTGAGTTGCTTGCCCTTGAGTTTAATATGCTCCAGGACGCATTTTCCCGGGTCGGCTTCTTTCAGTGCTTGATCAAAAAGCTTCCTTGCGTCCTTTCTAAGTTTCTCGCTCATCCCCTTCTCTTAATTTCATCAACTATTCTGTCAACTTCCGATTCGGTGAGGTTTTCGTAAAGAGTATCGTCCACGAGCATGGCGGGTGCGGTACCGCAGGAGGCGAGACATTCCGCTTCGAGAAAGGTTATTTTTCCGTCGGCCGTCGTTTCACCGGTTTTTACACCCAGGCGCTTGCAGAGGTGATGCTCCAATCCCTCGGCTCCGCGAAGCGCGCAGGAAAGGGTCCTGCAGAGCCACATAACGTGAGTCCCCACGGGTTCTGTGAAAAACATGGTGTAAAACGACGCGACGTTCTGAACCGAAGAGGCGGGAATATCAAGCGTCTCGGCGACTTCTTCCATGGATTCGGTGGAAAGCCAGCCGAATTCGTTCTGCACTTCCCGCAGGACGGGAATAAGCGCCGAAAGCTTGGTTTCGTGGTCATCCGCTATTTCTTGTATCTTATGTATGAGCCTGGGGGGGAAAGGCACTCCGAACCTCCTCACTACTTAAAGCCGGAAATTAAAAACTAACATGATATACCAATGCGGGCAACTTGATGACTGACATTTGATGACTGACATTATTTTTCAGACGAGCGAAGGCGAAGCTTTTCAATTGACCTTCTTGCCCGTTCCTCTATTATCAGGACAAGTAAGCTCTTAGCCCTAGATGTCGATACATAAAAAAGAGACTGCGAATTGTTGCCTTCTACGTCCCTTTTACCACCTAAAACGATTATAACAGGGCTTTCGAGGCCCTTGAAAGAATACGTGGTGGAAAATTTTATTGCTTTTTTCCTTTTTGTGGCTTGCAAGTTCCGTGAAATATCTGTGAGAGGAAATCCAGATATCTCTTTCACGTCTTCCAGCAGCCGCTTCGGAGAAAGGACAACTATGTCTTCCAAAGAAATTTGTTGCTGAAGCAGGAATTTGATTTTTTTGTCAAGGAGTGTGATCAAATGATCGTATCCCTTCCAGTACTCATATTCTACAGGCAAACCATCTTCTTTTCCTGGCATGAGCGGTGGATTTTCAAATCCAGAAAGAAGATAGGTTTCTTCAGCGATAGGCCTAGTGTTTCTGCAATTGACAGTTAGGTTGTAATTGAGGTGGTTGTAGTTTTTCAGTATAGAGACTGGGTCCTCTTTTTCATCGTTAAAAGAATAAATAATCTGTCGGGAAAAATCCCCAAAGATTGCCCAGTGGCCATCAAACAATCCTCCACGTATGCTTAGATTGAAAACGTTCAATATTTCTTCTTTACAAAGGTCCTGCGCTTCATCCATAATAAGCAAGTCAAACTGTGGCCCCAGTTCTTCGAGAGCCAGTTCCCCGTAGTGTGGGTATATTTCATCGTATAACTCCTGATCATTTTGCGACTCTGATTTGATCTCGAGAAAATCTTTCTTATAACTACTTTTTTCTATCAGGTTTTCTACGACTCCATGGAATGTTCCAGCCATAACATTAACATATTCTTTTGTCTGCTCTTGGAGCCATTGGCTTAGCAATTGGTTATAGCAAACAAGAAGCACTTTTTTCCCATCCGAACTTTTGCGCCGCGCAAACTCTAAAGCAAGCATTGTTTTCCCCGTTCCTGCCGCTCCCTTAAAAAGACAGCGTGGGTTGCCTTCAAGAGAATCTATTATTCTGTATTGCTCCTCAGTAAGTCTAAGCAACTCATCACTCGCTTCCTTAAGCAGGATGCTCTTTTTAAGCACTCGTTCAAAATCCGGCCTCAGATAGTTTCTGATCTTCTTTGCTTCTGAAGCAGTAGGTGCAGGTTTATTTAACAACTGCCTGTGGTTTCTTGCGGCTTTTTTTATAAAAGAAGATATAAAACGTTCCCCCGACAGGTCATCGCAATCAATGACTTCCCAACGTTTAAATTCTGGAGTGAGTTCAGGACATTCTGCGTAGGGGAAAGCAATCATGCGGCCAATAGGACAACGGGATTCACGGCAACCTTCAAACTTTTTTTCTATTGATTCTTTTAATGCAATTGTTGAGTCTTTAGCTTGCGTAAAGGGATTTTTGATTTTGTGTATTTTATTGTTTGAATCAACGCTACTCCATTCGTCATTTTTTCGCTGAATTCCACCGCCTTTAACTTCAAGACAAACAATTCCCTCTTCTGGAATAATAATGACGAAATCTATTTCGCCATAGGGTTTTCCTACTCCTCTACTTGCCAACTCCATTGAGTGGAGAACAGTCCATCCTTCAGTATTTGGGTCATTTTTTAGTGCAGTAAAAATTTTGCGTTCAGCTTTTTTGCCCCGGTCTCGGGGACAACGCGCCGGAATCATTTTTGCCATTTTATTATTCTGTCTATTCAATTAAGGATGGAAACAGCAGTATTGCCTTCTTTTGAATCAGAAGCTTCCAAATTATCGAACTCACATTCCCACCTGTTTGATTCAACGGTATAAGACGCAAGGCAGTTTGTATCTGTTCCATCAAATATTTGGACCAGAATTCCATCAGCTTTTCTAGCCCATGTGTTTGATTTTATAGTTTCTATATTGAAGCTCTCAATCGGAAAAGTTTTCCACCAGTATTTTTCATCACCCTTCCACT
The Candidatus Dadabacteria bacterium genome window above contains:
- the dnaB gene encoding replicative DNA helicase, whose amino-acid sequence is MDSLTKSPLPSNEEAERAVLGSVLIESSSINQVLEILIAEDFYNESHSKIMNSMIDLDRDGTPIDVLTLYELMNSKGIIEEIGGASYLTYLVSTVPTAGNVAHYARIVKDKSVLRKLVLAATDIAHRGYGPDIEVDEFLDRAEQSILDIAQNKIKPSFWHSRDLAPVAIDNIEQLYKKKELITGIRTGFEKLDHLTSGLQKSDLVIIAARPGAGKTSLCLNIISNAALNEDLSVAMFSLEMTKEQLMMRLLSINSKVSFSAMRSGYIRDDDLERLFDSAERYASASIFIDDTPALTVLEIRAKARRLKKDNRLDLIVVDYLQLMRGSSRNETREREIAEISGALKALAKELDVPVIGISQLSRQTEARTDRRPQLSDLRESGAIEQDADVVLFIHRQDIYRKNPEEKDGMAELIIGKQRNGPTGTVKLVFLEQNGVPSFENPSDEFEEGFV
- a CDS encoding glycerate kinase, whose translation is MSEKLRKDARKLFDQALKEADPGKCVLEHIKLKGKQLNVGGKSFNLSDFESVYVVAFGKAASSMAAAIEKLLGERITEGIVVSNVRSEQAFQKMDFHLSSHPVPDEKSVEAAKKVVSLLERSGEKDLVIFLISGGGSSILAMPSEGLTIGDKRAVTQRLMLSGVDTYGLNTVRKKMSQTKGGGLLKKALPSRVITLILSDVVGDRLEFIASGPTVPDTTTYEDAWRVIEALELEHKIPPRVVVHLERGREKNSSPTVDREQYEQSGATTVVVGNNHKAIISMEKMAKKMGYNTLFLSSQISGEAREAAKVLAGISFDVKRFGRPVKKPACILFGGETTVNVTGRGRGGRNTETALSFCFEIIGSSGIVGLFAGTDGIDGPTDAAGAICDGQSRLIARSMGISARDHLADNDSYSFFETLGDLIKTGSTGTNVMDVGVVLIGE
- the nuoE gene encoding NADH-quinone oxidoreductase subunit NuoE, with the translated sequence MPFPPRLIHKIQEIADDHETKLSALIPVLREVQNEFGWLSTESMEEVAETLDIPASSVQNVASFYTMFFTEPVGTHVMWLCRTLSCALRGAEGLEHHLCKRLGVKTGETTADGKITFLEAECLASCGTAPAMLVDDTLYENLTESEVDRIVDEIKRRG
- a CDS encoding NERD domain-containing protein/DEAD/DEAH box helicase → MAKMIPARCPRDRGKKAERKIFTALKNDPNTEGWTVLHSMELASRGVGKPYGEIDFVIIIPEEGIVCLEVKGGGIQRKNDEWSSVDSNNKIHKIKNPFTQAKDSTIALKESIEKKFEGCRESRCPIGRMIAFPYAECPELTPEFKRWEVIDCDDLSGERFISSFIKKAARNHRQLLNKPAPTASEAKKIRNYLRPDFERVLKKSILLKEASDELLRLTEEQYRIIDSLEGNPRCLFKGAAGTGKTMLALEFARRKSSDGKKVLLVCYNQLLSQWLQEQTKEYVNVMAGTFHGVVENLIEKSSYKKDFLEIKSESQNDQELYDEIYPHYGELALEELGPQFDLLIMDEAQDLCKEEILNVFNLSIRGGLFDGHWAIFGDFSRQIIYSFNDEKEDPVSILKNYNHLNYNLTVNCRNTRPIAEETYLLSGFENPPLMPGKEDGLPVEYEYWKGYDHLITLLDKKIKFLLQQQISLEDIVVLSPKRLLEDVKEISGFPLTDISRNLQATKRKKAIKFSTTYSFKGLESPVIIVLGGKRDVEGNNSQSLFYVSTSRAKSLLVLIIEERARRSIEKLRLRSSEK